A single genomic interval of Pomacea canaliculata isolate SZHN2017 linkage group LG5, ASM307304v1, whole genome shotgun sequence harbors:
- the LOC112564637 gene encoding uncharacterized protein LOC112564637, whose product MIRAFLLTAGIMAVAWSSESAECDISEHEHNMYLKQVFGDNMRRQSPEMFSITHFMFCRTSNTSRSMATLILDTINATLIKNLNREDLSLLHFVQNQKPLIYQKSREALANNLLSCYQGLACMTTALNEQTSRLTDARCLLVRHFRELTEAARIAIGPLGMCDEEGLPLNCAGWEKQDDKVMQLLSYFTVQELSKFLKFLELSCESNGRHHELSLTIIKELFQ is encoded by the exons ATGATTCGAG CATTTCTACTAACAGCGGGTATTATGGCGGTGGCGTGGTCGTCAGAATCAGCCGAGTGTGACATTTCCGAACACGAACACAACATGTACCTGAAGCAGGTGTTTGGAGACAACATGCGTCGACAGTCACCTGAAATGTTTTCCATAACTCACTTCATGTTTTGTAGGACATCAAACACGTCCAGGAGTATGGCGACCTTAATTCTGGATACAATCAATGCAACTCtg ataaaaaaCCTTAACAGAGAAGACCTCTCACTTCTTCACTTTGTGCAGAACCAAAAGCCACTCATCTACCAGAAG TCAAGAGAGGCCCTTGCCAACAACCTCCTCTCCTGTTACCAGGGGTTAGCGTGCATGACTACCGCCCTTAACGAACAAACCTCTCGACTCACCGATGCCCGCTGCTTGCTTGTGCGTCACTTCCGGGAGCTCACAGAGGCCGCGCGCATCGCGATCGGCCCGTTGGGCATGTGCGACGAGGAGGGACTTCCGTTAAACTGCGCCGGATGGGAGAAACAGGACGATAAAGTGATGCAGCTTTTGAGCTACTTTACGGTACAAGAGCTGTCCAAATTTCTCAAGTTTCTGGAGCTGTCCTGTGAGTCGAATGGAAGACATCATGAACTCTCTCTTACAATAATTAAGGAACTGTTCcaatga
- the LOC112564014 gene encoding uncharacterized protein LOC112564014: MACPTQAGGHRAGPRRMTDPLSKALSRGRGGSQDLISQCSLRNEHPSCLLFPGALLVYTLSVYDLAQSRAISEHSTFTVSANHCGPCSSTILRTSPCEDLRQRLITSCSYIFRHGLSDVLRHFTTLLREEYHPFSNQDLTLTDSCSAYRMLTEASFRLRRAEAFVPTWHSSLYAFGHSAEEPLCLLKAMLEDRVNINSCNCTIVREETASSWTESFVQAFDDVRTARYMIRQVRDHAVLNSSQFCQPSATQLHPTSPP, encoded by the exons ATGGCCTGTCCCACGCAAGCAGGTGGCCACAGAGCGGGACCGCGTCGCATGACTGACCCTCTGAGCAAGGCGCTGTCACGAGGACGTGGAGGGTCACAAGACTTGATCTCTCAG TGTTCCCTCAGGAATGAGCACCCTTCATGTCTTCTCTTTCCAGGTGCGCTGCTGGTCTACACGCTTTCCGTCTACGACCTCGCGCAGTCTCGCGCGATCTCGGAGCACTCCACGTTCACCGTGTCTGCGAACCACTGCGGGCCGTGTTCCAGCACCATCTTGAGGACGTCCCCGTGCGAAGACCTTCGCCAGCGACTCATCACATCCTGCTCCTACATTTTTCGACATGGGTTATCGGATGTGTTGAGGCACTTT ACTACCCTCCTGCGAGAAGAGTATCATCCATTTAGTAACCAGGATCTCACATTAACAGACTCA TGCTCTGCATATAGGATGCTGACCGAAGCCTCCTTCAGACTCCGCAGAGCTGAAGCCTTTGTTCCGACCTGGCATTCGTCACTTTACGCGTTCGGTCACAGCGCAGAAGAACCGTTATGTCTCTTGAAAGCCATGTTGGAGGATCGCGTGAACATTAACTCCTGTAACTGCACGATTGTACGAGAGGAGACCGCCTCCAGTTGGACAGAGTCGTTTGTACAAGCATTCGACGATGTTCGCACAGCACGCTACATGATCAGGCAGGTGAGGGACCACGCTGTGTTGAACAGCAGTCAGTTCTGCCAACCGTCGGCGACCCAGCTGCACCCCACGAGCCCTCCATGA
- the LOC112564075 gene encoding protein FRA10AC1 homolog, which translates to MSGMADRIDFTELGGSGYSSELDSDAETKKRKQHDESLLSKKKARSEKLPDRQEMGEMYNKEEGKIHRVHYLTMSAFDRHKQYVNNYVLYFGGSMNDFYRDRSKDKTDLDVIRENHRFLWSDDDDADITWEKQLAKKYYDKLFKEYCLADLSRYKENKIGMRWRTEKEVVDGKGQFICGNKKCAENEGLRSWEVNFAYMEHGEKKNALVKLRLCPDCSYKLNYHHKKREIVQKKKSKREEKDKLRAKDQHDLNEVEGQKQSSTHPGEKVSSSESPSDSSIWSAPIKLTEEKSREEEFDDYFADMFL; encoded by the exons ATGAGCGGAATGGCAGACAGGATCGACTTTACAGAA TTAGGTGGATCTGGCTACAGCTCAGAACTTGATTCAGACGCAGAAACCAAGAAACGCAA ACAGCATGATGAAAGTCTGTTGTCAAAGAAGAAAGCTCGGTCAGAAAAGCTTCCAGACCGACAAGAGATGGGAGAAATGTACAATAA AGAGGAAGGGAAAATTCACCGGGTGCATTATCTGACTATGAGTGCT TTTGACCGACACAAGCAGTATGTCAACAACTATGTCCTTTACTTTGGAGGTTCCATGAACGATTTTTACAGGGACAG ATCGAAAGACAAAACAGACTTGGATGTCATAAGGGAAAATCATCGCTTCTTATggtctgatgatgatgatgctgacatTACATG GGAGAAACAGCTTGCTAAAAAATACtatgataaattgtttaaagaGTATTGTTTGGCAGATCTTAGTcgatacaaagaaaataag ATTGGAATGAGATGGCGGACAGAAAAGGAAGTGGTAGATGGCAAAG GACAGTTTATATGTGGCAACAAAAAgtgtgcagaaaatgaaggattGAGAAGTTGGGAAGTAAATTTTGCTTACATGGAacatggagagaaaaagaatgctTTGGTTAAATTAC GGCTGTGTCCTGACTGCTCATATAAACTGAATTATCATCACAA aaaaagagaaattgtccaaaaaaagaaatcgaaacgggaagaaaaagacaaattaagaGCAAAGGATCAACATG ATCTAAATGAGGTGGAAGGCCAAAAACAATCTTCTACACATCCAGGAGAAAAGGTGTCATCATCTGAATCACCTTCTGATTCCTCTATTTGGAGTGCTCCCATTAAACTAACAGAGGAAAAATCCAG AGAGGAAGAATTTGATGACTACTTTGCAGACATGTTTTTGTGA
- the LOC112565139 gene encoding uncharacterized protein LOC112565139, whose translation MAAWANSFCPDTWNYRTGLQSHLYVLQQELHTEMTQFDLDLTTYIQSTFCFVDEQTPESVALDLHYVWEGLTCLNSTLQILSSKRVRGTRLVARRILNRNKGRLNDAIEDVRTLALKAQRSTYLPHPQLTDDCSLWRNSSDYFLLLSYSFVSRSLTLSQDLMNRCS comes from the exons ATGGCGGCGTGGGCCAACAGTTTTTGCCCCGATACCTGGAATTATCGAACCGGACTGCAGAGCCATCTTTACGTTTTGCAACAAGAACTT CACACGGAAATGACGCAGTTTGACCTTGACCTAACCACCTACATCCAAAGTACCTTCTGTTTCGTTGATGAGCAA ACGCCAGAGAGTGTTGCCCTGGACCTCCACTACGTCTGGGAAGGTCTGACCTGCCTGAATAGCACACTTCAAATCCTTTCATCCAAGAGAGTTCGCGGAACTCGTTTGGTCGCCCGCCGCATCCTGAACCGCAACAAGGGCCGCCTGAACGATGCCATCGAAGACGTCAGGACGCTGGCCCTCAAAGCTCAACGGTCAACTTACCTGCCCCATCCTCAGCTCACCGACGACTGCTCGCTCTGGAGGAATTCCTCGGATTACTTTCTGCTCCTGTCATACAGCTTCGTGAGCAGATCGTTGACCCTATCTCAAGACCTGATGAATCGTTGTTCCTGA